The Trichosurus vulpecula isolate mTriVul1 chromosome 9, mTriVul1.pri, whole genome shotgun sequence region GGGGAGGGAATCAAGTTTAAGGGTCTGAAGAGTAAGTGGGTCTTGAGAACCTTGGGCTTCAATGACTTCATCTATAAGGTGAAGGAGTCAGACTGCATTTCTAGCATTTGTTTCAACTTGAAAGCCAAGATCCCGTGAAGATGGGAAAGCTAGTTTAGAGAGAAgttgaagggaggagagagaaaaataggatGTGTGGCTGGcaaggtgtttgttttttttaataagagttAGGGCAGGCTGAACACATTTCACAGGCAAAGACAGAACCATGAATAAATTCAGGGGACACATTCCAGATGTAGAGGACCTCTCATGCAAAGACTCAGATGAAATGGCAAGAAACAGGTAGAATAAATATAGACTCTCATCACTTGCTTCTTACTGAGCAACAGGAGACAGGAGTTAAAAGAGCAGCCCCTgcttcacattttaaaatcttaCCTGTGAGAATCCTGCAGCTAACAGGCAGCGGATAGAGCGCTAGAGTCAAGAAAATCCTGTCTCGGATGCTTGTTAGCTTGCAAGTCACTTACCtgcagtctgcctcagtttctccatttgtaaaatgggaagaaaaacgGTCTACCTCTTAGacctgtcatgaggatcaaataagatgatattccCAAAAGCAcaattataaatgctagatagTATTACTACTTTATAGCAGTAACACACTCACAacgtaattagaaaaatattagaCATGTTGCAGTAATGCTGAAATCATACCTGGAGTCGTGTTAGATGGGTACATTTCCTTTTGGTAGCGTCTGACACCGCAAACGTGGGACTTAAACCTAAGGCAGGGActacttggggtttttttttttttggataattcTTGGGGATGCTGTTCCCCTCCTGAGGCCCAGAGTACGTTCCCCAAAAAGCCGCTAGAGGGAGAACGAGGACCAGCAGAACAGGAACAGACACAGCAGGTCGGTCACTCTCCTCCTAGCGAAGGCGCCTCATCCTTTCCTATTAGTCTGTCTCCACTCTATTGAatgaagagcatttattaagcactttaatAAGTGCCAAGTGCgtggctaagtgctagggataccaaaacaaaaacaagacgtACACAGACCTTCCTGGGACCCAAGAACACAGAGAACTTATAAAAAGGAGGTTGACCAGATGAGGGCAGGACTGGTGAACATCTGGAAGCCAAAGAAACACTCATGGATCTGGGGCAAAGACCCCGACCCGCACCCCGCTCCAGTAGAGAAGCCGGTAGGAGTGGGCTCCTGTTCAGCCTTTATACTCTATCGCTAATTGCTTTGCCCTAGAGAAGCAGAGACTTTCTAGACTAATTGCCACCAGCTGCTCCAAGGAACAGCAACCTCTGAGTCTGGAAGGCCAGCTTGATTTTCCCACTGCCTCTGATTGCTCTTTTTTGGTTGCCAAAGGCTTTTCTATGGGAGCCTCCCACCTGAAAAGCCATTCCCTGAACACGTGCCGCAAAGTGAACTACGTGGCCAGAGAAGAATCTCAATTGATCTtgactttcattttcttcctcatccACATGGAGTCTTGTGCCTGGAAGGTGTTAGGCTCCTCTTGGATAATGAACTGTCCCTGATATGGAGGAGGCAGCCAACTATTGCAATTGTGTCCATTTTTATTCTTGTCACTATTTAggacattttttgggggggaggggctaaAAATCCTTCACTGTGGTTAATGTCTTTACCACCTCTATGAATGAGGCAGCTAGTTTAGTTCAGTTTGTCCTGTTTTCCATCAAACAGAGATGGGTGGCCCCTTATGTTTTGATTTAATATGACCATAATACAATAAAGATAGTGATGATTATTTTAAGGGCACAAACTgcattttttttgaggcttttaaTATCCTTTGGCAGGAAAGAAATAGTTACCACCTTGGTCAGAATATAAGACATACCCTAAAATGAgagttcagaaaaaaacaaaaacaaactatagGCTTTACCAGAGAATATTTGCACAAAATTTctgtattaaatgtttactgtgattttctattttttagttcAGACATCTTTTAACATCATTATTGCTTGCTTGATATCCAGCattctgttttaattttcttttcaacttctGATCACACTCTTAATTTTTGTAGAAGACAGATTTTGTTGGGGGGGAATGTTGCTTATATTTGGCTTGGTGTCATGGAATAAAGATTAGAGGGCCCTatttggattcaggaggacctgggtttagttacagcctctgacacatactagctctggGCAAATCAACTgagcctctcagtgctccagtCAGCGGTCTAGGACTATAGGTTACAGATGAATTGCTAAcattattggtagagggaatttccccaGTGTTGAGTTCCCCACACTAAAGATCACAGGTTCAtattttttaatggtatttttgTACCACATTTCTCTCAcaagtatttttcttctttttcctcttggaGAAAAGGCAGCTTAATATTTCTTTTAGAGCAAATCCCAGCTTTTCAAAGGTTCTACTTCTCTTTAGGAACCTAATCTCTTAAGTCAGTGGAAATGGCTGAATTATTCATTGCTTAGCCCCAgtatttgcttttttcccccttttcaattTTGCTGCTTTAGCAAAACACCATTTATCCAAAATTGTTGAGGAATGTAGTGTTCTGATTAATCAAATATATGTATTAAGAGATTATTAACCTCTGCACCATTCATGTATCACtacttttcaaaacaattagagtCAGTAAAAATACCCGACAACAAAGGAATTTGTTCAGTTTAATCTTGTTTGATGATTCAAGAAGTGTTTGAAGGAAGCCTACGCATGGATAGAGAGaacaagaagggaccttagaggccattaaatttaaccctctcatttcatagatgagaagactgagacacagggagaattaaaaaaaccaacttgcctagatcacatagctagtccatgtctgaggtgggatttgaaccaaagtgtTACTGGATCCAAATCCAatgtgctatccactgtgccatattgcCCCATTACTCTACTTGAAGAGTCTCAAGTCAATCATTATGGACATCAATTATCATTGTGCTATAGTTAGCAAGAAATGTTTGTCAGTTTAATGGAGATTTCTGAGAAAATTCTGGTTcaactggttttttaaaaaatgtgttcttATGTTCTGCTCCTGTTACACTCACTgtgccttcccctttctcttccctgatTCAACCCATCTCAACAcagttttgtttatttaatttcatttatatttaatattcatttatttaatttcgTGACTAGTTTACACCTAGTTTAAATGAGCTTGGCAAGGTTGGGTAGCAGCCAATGCTAACATTTGGCACTGTTGCCCATGTTTTAGGATGAAACAAGTGAATCAAGTCTTGCCCAATTAACACAGGCAAGGAAAGAATATTGTGGGTTTTCTGCCCCATGCAAAACTTCTGAAAAATGGCTAATCTCTCACAGCATTCAGGGTACCACTGGTGGAATGTAGTTtgcccatttctctttttttaatcaaatctatttttagtattttcttgtctgaaatcatgatggTGATCCATAATTTTTGATTGTACTTATCTGAAGcgtaatatatttttatttgcctcTTATAGTATGTGCTCagcttttgtcttttcatcagtaatatTGGAAGTCCTCTTTCATTAAAAGTATATTTTCTCCCTGTAACATCATAGTCAACTTTTCTGGtcaagttattcttggttgtaaatctttatcttttgccttctcaAATATCATATCCTAAACTTTCCTTTATGTTGGTGGGTTCCGGGTCTGCtttgatcctgattgtggctctttGGAATTTGAATTCTTTATTTGGCTACTTGCAATAATTGTTTTTGACCTGTAATCACTGACTTTTggttatgatgttcctgggaatttttatttGGAGTTTCTTTTAAGAGGTGACTGGtaggctctttttcttttcattttgaccTCTGGTTCTAAGAAGTAAGGATAGTTgtcattcatgatttcttgaaatatagtatttAACCTTTTTATGATTTGAGGTTTTTAGGTAGTCTTATGATTTTTTGATTAAATACTTGACCTATCtcctaggtcagttgtttttgataggaGATAACTTTATATTTTCTGACATATTTGTTTTTAGTCTTTCAATATTATTCTAGTATTTTTTGTCTCAAGGAATCATTGATTTCTGTtgggtccaatctaattttcaagtaGTCTGTTACTTGAGTGAGGTTTTGTACCATTTGTACTAATCTGATTTTATTcttattccatttctttcctcaacaattctcatttcttttctcattctagaATAGAGTTCTCAATTAATTTCTGttatcatcttttctttttattattattattattatttttattttacaacattcaattccacaagtttttttttttttccaattgagaaatttatttaaaCGGGTCAAATAAAACAGGTGCCTCCTTGTCTCTGTACTTAGAAGAAGGTGTTGGGTCTCTTGGTAGTAAAGCGTGGTTTGTGCTGGCGCCGTAGCACTCTGTGGGGCAGAGGGAACTTGATTTTGGAATCGTGAAACTGCTTGACTGCGGGCCGGCGGCACTTGCTGGCAGGAATTTCTTCCACTTTCATGATCTGGATAGAGTGAGCCCGGGCACGGTGACGGGCTCCCATATCTCGGTAGCACTGAGTGACAGCACCAGCGGTGGTCAGGTCCCTGTACTCCCTGTACATGTTGTGGGTCCCACTCCTGGAATCGTAGCGCAGCCAGATGCCAAAATTTTTCACTCTAAGAGGGGACTTTTCAAAGACCTGTCCACAGTATACAATTTCTCCAGAagacttcttcatctttttcagcTGAGAAACGAAGTACCAGAATCGGGACTTTGCTACAACATGGTTAGGAGCAAAGATCCGCATCCGATAAAGAGGCGGCACTGGACTCTTGGGAGTAGGCAGGCAGCGTCCAACTACCTTATACTCTCTCAGGGTGCCCGAGGCTTTCATGGTGCTGCCTCCTCACTCCCCGCCAACCCGCAAAAggcccacaagtttttgagttccaaattttctctccctccctctccttccccctccccccaagacagcatgtaatccagtgtagtttctacatataccttcgcattgaacttattcacataatagtccagttgtaaagaagaattatgaccaatggaatgaatcatgagagaggagaaatggaaccaaaaaaagaaggaaaaaaaagagagcaaatagtttgcctcaatctccattcagactccataattctttctctggatgtgcatagctttttccatcatgagtcttttggggctgtctttgaagcttgcattgatgagaggagccaagtctatcaaagtcagtccttacacagataccgtgtgtctgtcaTCGTGTAttttgatctcctggttcttctcccctcactcagcatcagttcatataagtcattccaggttgtaatgaagtccatctgctcctcatttcttacagcacagtagtatttcattacattcatataacacaatttgtttagccattccccagttgatgggcatcctcttgatttccaattctttgccaccacgagaagagctgctataaatatttttgtacgtacaggtccctttcccacttgtctgatctctttgtgatacaaccctagaagtggtattgctgggtatgcacatttttatagccctttgggcatagttccaaattgctctccagaatagctggatcagttcacaactccaccaacaatgtaacagtgttccgattttcctacatcctctccaacatttatcattttcctgttttgttatgttagccaatcattttaaaactcttgcttctttttttcttccaggaattccaaTAGAATTTGTAGcaaatttgtgattttatttaagGAGTTGTATAAAGATGAcggaattattcttttttttccgtCTTTTGTGTCTTGAACGTTTCTAGAtccttattaatattttaatatttattattggtGTTTTCTTATGCTTACTCTTTTTTTCAGCTTTACTTCTTGAATTGTGACTTTATTTTGTCGGGTGTGGGGAACCTGGggtcttgagaccacatgtggccctctaggtcctcaagtatggccctttgactgaatccaaacttcatggaacaaatccccttaataaaaggatttgttctgtagacACTTGGACtgggtcaaaaggccacacccgaagacctagagggccacatgtggcctcaaggctgaaggttccccaaccctgttagatcctggctctgctcttgCTTGCATTTTAGgatttttgtggttgttggtcagttttttcagttgtgtccaactcatttgacctcatttggggttttcttgacaaagtaatgggatggtttgccatttccttctccagctcattttacaaatgaggaaactgaggccaacagagttaagtgacttgtccagagtcacacagctagtaaacatcagagttcagaattgaacttaggtcttcctgactccaggcccagcactctatgccacCATTCTATAACCAGCACTGTGCCTCCTAGGATGGGGTGGTCTACTTCTGGTCCTGACCTTGCGTTCCAGGGTTTCTTCTCCTGGTTTCTACTTGATATCCTTGTACTCAGAGCACTGGGAGGCCTCAGGGCCCCTAGTCATAGCACTATGGTTGGCTGCCTCTGGACAAGGCCCCAAACCCTCTCCTGCTGATGAGACATATTTTCCAGTGGAGACAAGGGGGAACTACGTTTGTCTGACCTAAATGACCAAATTCTTGTTGAATATTCTCTATGTTAGGGCATCCTAACAGTCCATCAAACATCAGAAAGGTCCTGGAACTCCTTCCGGCCACTTTATACTCAGGAGATCAAAAAATGATGTTAACTTAAGTCTCATGACTCAACCAAATATTAAGGATTATTTTAATGCCTCTTAAGGAAAAATGAGCCTAATTTTTGTGGGCACAGAGGTTAGGATATTATTCCTACACTATTTTTGTAGGGGTTTTActtaaattattgatttttttttcactcatttatttagttacctatttcttctcctttcttccttttcttcccccttctcagtTATGGTGGTTAGCTCAGAatctcccctcttttcctttcttccaacttccttgtttattctttttattgattcttttttcttgaaggtttttctttgttctcttcataatttctctttttatcgtACTCTGAAATTTTATTCTCTAGTTTGTGGACTGTATACacttttatttattcctttgtcGATCTCAATGGAGAGTTGGATTTTCCAACTCACCAAGAGGCAGGGAACAGGGAAGCAAAGAGCCTTCATGATAGGATTATGGTTTTGGGATTGGTGGCTGACAGGCAGCATTGACTTCCATAAATCCTGTCTCTATCTTTGGTGCCTGGGGGCAGAGACAGAAGAGGCTAGGCTAGTGCTGAGACCAGTGTTATGGAGGTGACCTAGACTTGAGAGCAGAAATGGAATGAGAGCAAGAGGATTTTCTGAATGTTGGAGATGGTCAGCTGCTAATAGCCAGGATGGATTGACAAGCCATAGGTGGAGAAGCTGATGTCCCTCAATACAATTCCTTTGCTTTCCCAAGTTTATACTTTGTGTCCTGGAACCAGGGTCTTGGACACAGACTTCCTAAACCCTTATCTTTCTTCATGATTGGTAGGGAAGTGTGGTTTGGAATTCGTTCACCCATACCTGAAGAACAGAGAAGGTAATTGGGAAGAGTTTAGGGAGATGATTGTGATGGGAGTGGAGAGCTCCATTAATGTATATGGCCAAACAAACTGTTGAATGTTAACTGACTGTATTGACTGAGATGGGAGTGGAACAAAGCTATTggtgtcttttaaaatatttttgggtGATGCTATCCTTTAGCTAAATTTAGAGCCCAAGCagcatgacttttaaaaaatgttttatgatttaaaaataattttagcgtGGCTATTTTTGTGgtcttttattttaacattatgACTTAATTTGTAGTAATGTTTCCATCACTTGGAGCCATGCATCATGGCGGTGTGGGAACTTCCTTGACAATATAGACTCAGAGAGTACCATGCAGCATGGTGTTGTGGGAACTTCCTTGACAATATGGTAGACTCAGAGACAAGGATGAGACCTCTTGATTAGAGTGCCACCTGGTAGACAAGTCAGATATTAGACTCCCCCACTGGATAATTAATAAAATCTCAAACTACCTTTCTGTGAGTTTAAGGGAGGCAGCATGTGATCTGATTTGGCCTGCTTATACTACCGCAATGCTCCAAGTGTCACATGGTgtttacacacacaaacacatagatTTCCTGTTTATATTCctcatatttttcattctttatgtgcTTCATTATGCTGGCATGCCACAGCCTTTTCACCATTTTCAACTGttgtatctttattttgtttctaggtttcttttattatttgcaGAATAGGTATAAATATCTTTGaccatgtattttttcccatttgtaattACTTCATGGGTACATATTCCCAATAATATGATTTTTGGATCAAAATGTATGGTCAGTTTTAGGATTCTTATTGCATATTGCTGCATTATTCTCTAGAAATATTTCATCagtttacaaaatgactaataacaTATGAGCACAGGTGTGCCTAGAGCATGGTCCAACCCATGTGCCATACATACCTAAAGTTCTATGAATATACCTATTTCCTCACAGACTGAGCAACCGTGGCACttatttttttatccatttattttttgCCAGTTTAGTGGTTGTCAGTTGGTATCTTAtaggttcatagaatcatagatttagagctggaaggaaccttacagAATATTGAacccaaccccctaattttacagataagtaaactgagttTAAAAGAGGtacatagtaaatatctgagggagaacttgaattaaggtcttctagaccagaggtgtcaccATTCACTCTGGGAAAATTTCCAAGTacttgaaccagattaaactaattgggaaatctttaacaaaataaaactatatagcacaacatggataatgttcatttgtggtgTCCTAAGTCAGTGTGCTGCCTATAGGGGtcaatttctatttgtttgacatAGTTGTTCAAAataagtggtgtcaaactcaaataaaaacaggtCATAagttgtacataaggatccctgcagccagttactgacttagaaaataatgtgttttattgtatttttattgattttattaaatatttcccaattacattttaacttgGTTCGGGCTACGCTTGGGAATGTTCCCCAGTGGGCTAAGTGTTGACACGTCTGTTCCAGGCTCCCGCATGCTGtttactataccacctagctgctgttttaatctgtattttttaaattacaggtTCCACTTTTCAAGTGTTTTCTATTTGTGTTCCTTTTTTGGTGAATGGTTTGTTCATATTATTTGACTATTTGTTCACAGGGCTTGGGTTCTGCACTTACACATTTGTTTAGTCTTCTGTAAATTCTGAATAACAAGCCCTGACCTGAAGTTTTagcatgaaaatattttgtagtaAATTGATAGAGACTCTCAGAGGCTGAAAAGGAAATTTTTTGTATACTAGTTGttgttattggggtttttttgagtcaagcagggttaagtggcttgcttagggtcacatggccggtaagtgtctgaggccagatttgaactcaggcttcttATGTACTCTTCAGGCCATCTGCTCCATTCAGAGCTGAAGCTTCTCGTTTCTTTCCTGCTCCCCAAATTAACAGTCCAGTAGGagactcctttcctttttcccaaggagtcttctcctctcttcatttTGCCCAATGGCGTGAGCTTGGGGCTAATGCTCTGGTGTTCCCGCAGGGTATGGgatagggaaggaaggggacTCCTTTCCTAAACCACTTGGGAGACTGACTAACTCTCTCCAAATTAAAAACCAGGCCCATTCTAGACTGGCTTTGGTTTATAGTTCTACATTGTGAATCTGATgcctggaggaaggagggaaccTATTTATTTAATCAGTAGGAGACTCAGCCTATATGTTCTCCCCAAAATGTATAGTTGTTCCTTCAGTGGCTGGATCTTCTATAAGTGTGGAGAGATGTTCCCTTTCTTACCTTAGGGGCTTGAACAAATTAGAAATCTGACTGGCTTCTTGGGTAGGATATTACTTCAAGACAATTGATCCTAATaagtagaggagaaataaaagccaTAATTAGGCAGCAGGCTAAGTAGTGTTTTGGAGTAATTaccatttaaagttcttttctgGCATATGCCTGTTACaattttaaacaaagaaatggTCCAGTAGCTGGTTTCAGGGTGGGCCTCATGGAGTTTTCTGCCTTGATTGGGTCATCAAGGTCTGATCCTCAGCTTTGTAGTTtcaaaatagttatttttattagttcACCCTAGAATGACTGGGTG contains the following coding sequences:
- the LOC118831601 gene encoding 60S ribosomal protein L18a, which encodes MKASGTLREYKVVGRCLPTPKSPVPPLYRMRIFAPNHVVAKSRFWYFVSQLKKMKKSSGEIVYCGQVFEKSPLRVKNFGIWLRYDSRSGTHNMYREYRDLTTAGAVTQCYRDMGARHRARAHSIQIMKVEEIPASKCRRPAVKQFHDSKIKFPLPHRVLRRQHKPRFTTKRPNTFF